From Streptomyces chrestomyceticus JCM 4735, one genomic window encodes:
- the narH gene encoding nitrate reductase subunit beta has product MRVMAQIAMVMNLDKCIGCHTCSVTCKQTWTNRSGTEYVWFNNVETRPGQGYPRAYEDQDVWQGGWQRKHGRLVPRSGGRARLARLFANPRLPTLDAYYQPWTYDYGVLTDAPLGDDVPTAPPRSLTDGRPTAVTGGPNWDDDLGGGPEHLAGDPVLKKMSERVRLEYEQAFMFYLPRICEHCLNPSCVAVCPSGALYKRIEDGIVLVDQDRCRGWRMCVTGCPYKKVYFNHRTGKAEKCTLCYPRLEAGEPTVCSETCVGRLRYLGVVLYDADRVGEAAATPDERDLYEAQLSCFLDPSDPGVARAAEAAGIPHDWVTAARNSPVYALISTYRVALPLHPEYRTMPMVWYVPPLSPVVESLTATGHDGEDPAKLFAAIDALRIPQEYLAHLFTAGDTAPVEAALCRLAAMRAHMRRANLGEEQDPAIAASAGMTTASLEAMYRLLAVAKYEERYVIPTSYAVTGPEAADSGCSLEGAGAPGMYDPEGFHAPPAAPPRAEHAGTSLRDRVNLLNWNGRGRPAGLFPRRGGES; this is encoded by the coding sequence ATGCGCGTCATGGCGCAGATCGCGATGGTCATGAACCTCGACAAGTGCATCGGCTGCCACACCTGCTCGGTCACCTGCAAACAGACCTGGACGAACCGTTCCGGCACCGAGTACGTCTGGTTCAACAACGTCGAGACCCGGCCCGGCCAGGGCTATCCGCGCGCCTACGAGGACCAGGACGTCTGGCAGGGCGGCTGGCAGCGCAAGCACGGCCGGCTGGTGCCGCGCAGCGGCGGCCGGGCCCGCCTGGCCCGGCTGTTCGCCAACCCCCGGCTGCCCACGCTGGACGCCTACTACCAGCCGTGGACGTACGACTACGGCGTTCTGACCGACGCGCCGCTCGGCGACGACGTGCCCACCGCGCCGCCCCGCTCCCTGACCGACGGACGGCCCACCGCCGTCACCGGCGGCCCGAACTGGGACGACGACCTCGGGGGCGGGCCGGAGCACCTCGCCGGCGACCCCGTGCTGAAGAAGATGAGCGAGCGGGTGCGGCTGGAGTACGAGCAGGCGTTCATGTTCTACCTGCCGCGGATCTGCGAGCACTGCCTCAATCCGTCGTGCGTGGCCGTGTGCCCGTCCGGCGCCCTCTACAAGCGCATCGAGGACGGCATCGTCCTGGTGGACCAGGACCGCTGCCGGGGCTGGCGTATGTGTGTGACCGGCTGCCCGTACAAGAAGGTCTACTTCAACCACCGCACCGGCAAGGCCGAGAAGTGCACCCTGTGCTACCCGCGGCTGGAGGCGGGCGAGCCCACCGTGTGCTCCGAGACGTGCGTGGGGCGGCTGCGCTACCTCGGCGTCGTCCTCTACGACGCCGACCGGGTCGGCGAGGCCGCCGCCACCCCCGACGAGCGGGACCTGTACGAGGCCCAGCTCTCCTGCTTCCTCGACCCGTCCGACCCCGGGGTCGCCCGCGCCGCCGAAGCCGCCGGCATCCCGCACGACTGGGTCACCGCGGCCCGCAACTCGCCGGTGTACGCGCTGATCAGCACCTACCGGGTGGCGTTGCCGCTGCACCCGGAGTACCGCACCATGCCCATGGTCTGGTACGTGCCGCCGCTGTCCCCGGTGGTGGAGTCGCTGACCGCCACCGGGCACGACGGTGAGGATCCGGCCAAACTGTTCGCCGCCATCGACGCGCTGCGGATTCCGCAGGAGTACCTGGCCCACCTGTTCACGGCGGGCGACACGGCGCCGGTGGAGGCGGCCCTGTGCCGGCTGGCCGCGATGCGTGCCCATATGCGGCGCGCCAACCTCGGGGAGGAGCAGGACCCGGCGATCGCCGCCTCGGCGGGCATGACCACCGCGTCGCTGGAGGCCATGTACCGGCTGCTGGCCGTGGCCAAGTACGAGGAGCGCTACGTGATCCCCACCAGTTACGCCGTCACCGGTCCCGAAGCCGCGGACTCCGGGTGCAGCCTGGAGGGCGCGGGGGCACCGGGCATGTACGACCCGGAAGGCTTCCACGCCCCGCCCGCCGCGCCGCCCCGGGCGGAACACGCGGGCACCTCGCTGCGGGACCGGGTGAACCTCCTGAACTGGAACGGCCGCGGACGCCCCGCCGGCCTCTTCCCCCGCCGGGGAGGAGAGTCGTGA
- a CDS encoding nitrate reductase subunit alpha, translated as MWRGRAKAERAAAEAAERLLAVGRLLSRAPVSEDGRAVFRTDQGVNDAPYRERWAHDKVVRSTHGVNCTGSCSWQVFVKDGLITWETQATDYPTTGPDRPEYEPRGCPRGASFSWYTYSPTRVRHPYARGVLVEMYREARDRLGDPVAAWAEITGDPERRRRYQRARGKGGLVRVGWDEALEIAAAAHVHTLREHGPDRIAGFSPIPAMSMASHAVGARFMSLIGAPMLSFYDWYADLPIASPQVFGDQTDVPESGDWWDAAYLMLWGSNVPVTRTPDAHWMAEARYRGQKVVVVSPDYSDATKFADEWLHPHPGTDGALAMAMGHVILRECFVDREVPYFTDYVKRFTDLPFLVELEEHGTGEAGAEGAAAKAGESGADGTAGGAPRVVPGPFLTAQHAGLATDIDAEPRRWMPVLVDAVTGAPVVPAGTLGDRWRAGGEGRWNLDLGEVDPQLSLYGRPDATVARVLLPRFDQERGTLEREVPALRVGGRLVTTVFDLLLAQYGVGRPGLGGQWPASYEDADVPCTPAWQETLTSVPARAAVRAAREFARTAEQTRGRCMIVMGAGTNHWFHSDTIYRSFLSLLLLTGCQGVNGGGWAHYVGQEKVRPYAGWQQLSTAADWVRPSRQMAGTPYWYLHTGQWRHDRAPADALTSPAGRGLFAGQHTADLVARSARRGWMPSYPTFDANPLDLGRRVRESGADPGRWVADELDAGRLSFACEDPDRPANWPRVLTVWRANLIGSSAKGNEYFLGHLLGADDNASAQEVPPELRPRDVTWREEAPRGKLDLLLALDFRMTSTTLFADLVLPAATWYEKHDLSSTDMHPYVHAFSPAISPPWQARTDFEIFHGLAREVSRLAAGRLDTACDLVATALQHDTAAGEAPPAGPTAPRYTLVERDYTALADQLAALGPLPREQGMTVKGVTVQAGPETDWLAKRCGTAADGTARGRPLLDTDVKLCEAILALSGTTNGRLAAEGFRALAGRCGTGRGLEELAASVAERRIVFADTQARPVQVSASFEWSGKEGPERRYAPFTVNTEHRKPWHTLTGRQHFYLDHEWIAEFGEQLPVYRPPLDLAALGEQPRAGASAERSVTVRYVTPHSKWSIHSEFQENLLMQTLARGGPVIWMSVADAEAVGVADNDWIEAVNANGVVVARAVVSHRMPPGTVFMYHVQERLVNVPLSQTTGRRGGVHNALTRLLIKPTHLIGGHAQLSFAPNYYGPTGNQRDAVTTIRRRSQEVSY; from the coding sequence ATGTGGCGTGGCAGGGCAAAGGCGGAACGTGCCGCGGCGGAGGCGGCCGAACGGCTCCTGGCGGTCGGCCGGCTGCTGAGCCGGGCGCCGGTTTCGGAGGACGGGCGGGCGGTTTTCCGTACGGATCAGGGCGTGAATGACGCGCCTTACCGGGAACGGTGGGCGCACGACAAGGTGGTGCGTTCCACCCATGGGGTGAATTGCACGGGCTCCTGTTCCTGGCAGGTGTTCGTCAAGGACGGGCTCATCACCTGGGAGACGCAGGCGACGGACTATCCGACGACGGGTCCGGACCGGCCGGAGTACGAGCCCCGGGGCTGCCCGCGCGGCGCGTCCTTCTCCTGGTACACGTACTCCCCCACCCGGGTGCGCCACCCGTACGCGCGCGGCGTGCTGGTGGAGATGTACCGGGAGGCGCGGGACCGGCTCGGCGACCCGGTGGCTGCCTGGGCGGAGATCACCGGCGACCCGGAGCGGCGCCGGCGCTACCAGCGGGCGCGCGGCAAGGGCGGGCTGGTGCGGGTCGGCTGGGACGAGGCGCTGGAGATCGCGGCCGCCGCCCATGTGCACACCTTGCGGGAGCACGGGCCCGACCGGATCGCCGGGTTCTCCCCGATCCCGGCGATGTCGATGGCCTCGCACGCGGTCGGCGCCCGGTTCATGTCGCTGATCGGCGCGCCGATGCTCTCGTTCTACGACTGGTACGCGGACCTGCCGATCGCCTCGCCGCAGGTCTTCGGCGACCAGACCGACGTTCCGGAGTCGGGCGACTGGTGGGACGCGGCCTACCTGATGCTGTGGGGTTCCAATGTGCCGGTGACCCGCACGCCGGACGCCCACTGGATGGCCGAGGCCCGCTACCGCGGCCAGAAGGTGGTGGTGGTCTCCCCCGACTACTCGGACGCGACCAAGTTCGCCGACGAGTGGCTGCACCCGCATCCGGGCACGGACGGCGCCCTGGCGATGGCGATGGGCCACGTGATCCTGCGCGAGTGTTTCGTGGACCGGGAGGTGCCGTACTTCACCGACTATGTGAAGCGGTTCACGGACCTGCCGTTCCTCGTGGAACTGGAGGAGCACGGGACCGGCGAGGCGGGCGCGGAAGGAGCAGCGGCCAAGGCGGGCGAGTCAGGTGCGGACGGGACGGCGGGCGGCGCCCCCCGGGTGGTTCCGGGCCCGTTCCTCACGGCCCAGCACGCCGGACTGGCCACGGACATCGACGCGGAGCCCCGGCGCTGGATGCCCGTCCTCGTCGACGCGGTCACCGGCGCCCCCGTGGTACCGGCCGGAACGCTGGGCGACCGCTGGCGCGCGGGCGGCGAAGGGCGCTGGAACCTGGACCTGGGCGAGGTCGATCCGCAGTTGAGTCTGTACGGGCGGCCGGACGCGACCGTCGCGCGGGTGCTGTTGCCGCGCTTCGACCAGGAGCGGGGCACGCTGGAACGGGAGGTCCCGGCCCTCCGGGTCGGCGGGCGGCTGGTGACCACGGTCTTCGATCTGCTGCTGGCGCAGTACGGGGTGGGGCGCCCCGGTCTGGGCGGGCAGTGGCCCGCTTCGTACGAGGACGCGGACGTGCCGTGCACTCCGGCGTGGCAGGAGACCCTCACGTCGGTGCCGGCGCGGGCCGCGGTGCGGGCGGCGCGGGAGTTCGCGCGCACGGCGGAGCAGACCCGGGGCCGCTGCATGATCGTGATGGGCGCGGGCACCAACCACTGGTTCCACTCGGACACCATCTACCGGTCGTTCCTGTCCCTGCTGCTGCTCACCGGGTGTCAGGGCGTCAACGGCGGCGGCTGGGCCCACTACGTGGGCCAGGAGAAGGTGCGCCCCTACGCGGGCTGGCAGCAGTTGTCCACGGCCGCCGACTGGGTACGCCCGTCCCGGCAGATGGCCGGTACGCCGTACTGGTATCTGCACACGGGCCAGTGGCGGCACGACCGGGCCCCGGCCGACGCGCTCACGTCCCCGGCCGGCCGGGGCCTGTTCGCCGGGCAGCACACCGCCGACCTGGTGGCCCGCTCGGCCCGCCGGGGGTGGATGCCGTCGTACCCCACCTTCGACGCCAATCCGCTGGACCTCGGGCGGCGGGTCCGCGAGTCCGGCGCCGATCCCGGCCGGTGGGTCGCGGACGAGCTGGACGCCGGCCGGCTCTCCTTCGCCTGCGAGGACCCGGACCGGCCGGCCAACTGGCCGCGCGTGCTGACGGTGTGGCGGGCCAATCTGATCGGTTCCTCGGCGAAGGGCAACGAGTACTTCCTGGGCCATCTGCTGGGCGCCGACGACAACGCGAGCGCGCAGGAGGTGCCGCCTGAGTTGCGCCCGAGGGATGTCACCTGGCGCGAGGAGGCGCCGCGCGGCAAGCTCGACCTGCTGCTGGCGCTGGACTTCCGTATGACGTCCACGACCCTGTTCGCCGATCTGGTGCTGCCGGCCGCGACCTGGTACGAGAAGCACGACCTGTCCAGCACGGACATGCATCCGTACGTGCACGCCTTCTCGCCCGCGATCAGCCCGCCCTGGCAGGCCCGTACCGACTTCGAGATCTTCCACGGACTCGCCCGGGAGGTGAGCCGGCTGGCCGCCGGGCGCCTGGACACGGCCTGCGACCTGGTGGCCACGGCGCTCCAGCACGACACGGCGGCCGGTGAGGCACCGCCCGCGGGGCCGACGGCGCCGCGCTACACGCTCGTGGAGCGGGACTACACCGCGCTGGCCGACCAGTTGGCGGCCCTCGGACCGCTGCCTCGGGAACAGGGCATGACCGTCAAGGGCGTCACCGTACAGGCCGGTCCGGAGACGGACTGGCTCGCCAAGCGCTGCGGTACGGCGGCCGACGGCACGGCGCGCGGCCGGCCGCTGCTCGACACCGACGTGAAGCTGTGCGAGGCGATCCTCGCCCTGTCCGGCACCACCAACGGCCGGCTGGCCGCCGAGGGCTTCCGCGCGCTGGCCGGGCGCTGCGGCACCGGCCGCGGCCTGGAGGAGCTGGCCGCCTCGGTCGCCGAGCGGCGCATCGTCTTCGCCGACACCCAGGCCCGTCCGGTGCAGGTGTCGGCGAGCTTCGAGTGGTCGGGCAAGGAGGGCCCGGAGCGCCGGTACGCGCCGTTCACGGTCAACACCGAACACCGCAAGCCCTGGCACACCCTCACCGGCCGTCAGCACTTCTACCTCGACCACGAGTGGATCGCCGAGTTCGGCGAACAACTGCCTGTCTACCGGCCGCCGCTGGACCTGGCCGCGCTCGGCGAACAGCCGCGCGCCGGCGCGTCCGCCGAGCGGTCGGTGACGGTGCGCTACGTCACGCCGCACTCCAAGTGGTCCATCCACTCCGAGTTCCAGGAGAACCTGCTCATGCAGACCCTGGCGCGCGGCGGCCCGGTGATCTGGATGAGCGTGGCGGACGCCGAGGCCGTCGGTGTGGCGGACAACGACTGGATCGAGGCGGTCAACGCCAACGGCGTGGTCGTCGCCCGCGCGGTCGTCTCGCACCGGATGCCGCCCGGCACGGTGTTCATGTACCACGTGCAGGAGCGCCTGGTGAACGTGCCGCTGTCGCAGACCACCGGGCGGCGCGGCGGTGTCCACAACGCGCTGACCCGGCTGCTGATCAAGCCCACCCACCTCATCGGCGGCCACGCCCAACTGTCCTTCGCCCCCAATTACTACGGTCCCACCGGCAACCAGCGCGACGCGGTCACCACCATCCGCCGCCGCTCCCAGGAGGTCAGCTACTGA